A single region of the Sorghum bicolor cultivar BTx623 chromosome 7, Sorghum_bicolor_NCBIv3, whole genome shotgun sequence genome encodes:
- the LOC8066134 gene encoding transcription factor GTE9, whose translation MMGKTHRFSKGHPLGFVPDYRHGVVETVGESKGLGASPARIDSGSSCAALPPKRKCVASVNSEEGEGASGFSVPREVFSLPRMTAVDKKDLEMRLRHELAQVRDLQSRLFSRGPAVSMNGAAVMPAPPAGDVHPKKKVEKLKRSESMQTDRGAPPPVAVAVAPPVASSFNYTSSFKQCANLLKSLMGHGWAGPFLVPVDIVKLNIPDYFTIVKQPMDLGTIQKKMKAGMYSTPREFAADVRLTFSNAMNYNPVNNDVHLMAKTLSKNFETRWRLIEKKLPKPDEKPPRDERPPQPDERPPQPVEKPPVREPTKKNSTKRVAIEKEDPSKKKPSKKNVPKQDIFREEDSADNPVLQPKKRKTSPLVQDAPLVEDIVPTRKRMMTNEQKYDLSARLQSYGAFIPDHVVEFIRSHADNCDADEEELELDMDALGDDTLFELQKLLDDYDRVNPSRNLTEEEPHEVESQSQYELMNPSVCNNELINPSVCNDEGNELIDEDVDIGENDPPVSTLPPVVLEDETADRSSKHSTSSSSSSGSESSSSDSDSSSSSGSDTDAKAPQQNSGPKEKILPVDGLDKEKDSLNTLNLPEQSTNPISVSADGEGGNVSEKQVSPDNPDKQIRAALLRSRFADTILKAREKALDQTTKKDPEKLRREREELERVQREERARLQAEAKAAEDVRKRAEAAAAAEAAAEAKRQRELEREAARKALQEMEKTVDINEGSHFLKDLEMLGSVTGEQIPNLVGETSPGFEMGSNTLEKLGLYMKNDEDDEDADFTDEPVVDVEEGEID comes from the exons ATGATGGGGAAGACGCACAGGTTCTCCAAGGGCCACCCGCTCGGCTTCGTGCCCGACTACCGGCACGGGGTGGTGGAGACAGTCGGGGAGTCCAAGGGGCTCGGGGCTAGCCCCGCGAGGATCGACTCGGGGAGCTCCTGCGCCGCTCTTCCGCCCAAGAGGAAGTGCGTGGCCAGCGTGAATTCCGAGGAGGGGGAAGGCGCCTCAGGGTTCAGCGTGCCCCGGGAGGTGTTCTCGCTGCCCAGGATGACGGCTGTGGACAAGAAGGACCTGGAGATGAGGCTCCGCCATGAGCTCGCGCAGGTGAGGGACCTCCAGAGTAGGCTGTTTTCGAGAGGGCCTGCGGTGAGCATGAATGGTGCGGCAGTCATGCCAGCGCCTCCCGCAGGCGATGTGCACCCCAAGAAAAAGGTTGAGAAGCTCAAGCGGAGCGAGTCGATGCAGACGGACCGGGGAGCGCCGCCACCGGTGGCTGTGGCTGTTGCCCCACCTGTTGCCAGCTCTTTTAACTACACATCATCGTTTAAACAATGTGCCAACCTTCTCAAGTCCCTTATGGGCCATGGATGGGCTGGCCCGTTTCTTGTGCCGGTTGACATTGTGAAGTTGAACATCCCTGACTATTTTACAATAGTCAAGCAGCCCATGGATTTGGGCACGATCCAGAAAAAGATGAAGGCAGGAATGTACTCCACACCTCGGGAATTCGCTGCGGATGTGAGGCTCACTTTCAGCAACGCTATGAATTATAACCCGGTCAATAATGATGTTCATCTAATGGCCAAAACTTTGAGCAAGAACTTTGAGACTCGATGGAGGCTTATTGAGAAGAAGCTCCCTAAACCAGATGAGAAGCCTCCACGAGACGAGAGGCCTCCTCAACCAGACGAGAGGCCTCCTCAGCCAGTTGAGAAGCCTCCTGTGAGGGAGCCCACAAAAAAGAATTCAACTAAGAGAGTTGCCATTGAGAAAGAAGACCCCAGCAAGAAAAAACCATCAAAGAAAAATGTACCTAAGCAAGACATCTTTCGGGAAGAAGATTCAGCGGACAATCCAGTTTTGCAACCTAAGAAGAGGAAAACCTCTCCTTTGGTACAAGATGCtcctttggtagaagatattgtTCCAACTAGAAAGAGAATGATGACGAATGAGCAAAAATATGATTTAAGTGCAAGATTACAATCATATGGTGCATTCATTCCAGATCATGTAGTTGAGTTCATAAGGAGTCACGCTGACAATTGCGATGCCGACGAAGAGGAATTAGAGCTCGATATGGATGCTCTTGGAGATGATACACTTTTTGAATTACAGAAGCTACTTGATGACTATGACAGGGTTAATCCGTCAAGAAACCTTACAGAAGAGGAGCCTCATGAGGTTGAG TCTCAGAGTCAATATGAACTCATGAATCCATCAGTGTGTAACAATGAACTTATCAATCCATCAGTGTGTAACGATGAAG GCAATGAGCTCATTGACGAGGATGTTGATATTGGGGAGAACGACCCTCCAGTTTCGACTCTTCCTCCTGTGGTACTTGAAGATGAAACAGCAGACAGAAGCAGCAAGCATAGTACATCTAGCAGTTCTAGTAGTGGCTCAGAATCATCCTCTAGTG ACTCAGATTCAAGTAGCTCTTCTGGAAGTGATACAGATGCCAAAGCTCCTCAACAAAACAGCGGGCCAAAG GAAAAAATTCTACCTGTGGATGGCTTGGATAAAGAAAAGG ATTCACTGAACACATTAAATTTACCAGAGCAAAGTACAAACCCTATATCTGTTTCTGCTGATGGTGAGG GGGGAAATGTATCTGAGAAGCAGGTCTCCCCTGACAACCCTGACAAGCAAATCCGAGCTGCCCTTCTGAGAAGCCGCTTTGCCGATACGATTCTTAAGGCTCGTGAAAAGGCCCTTGATCAG ACTACAAAAAAGGATCCTGAGAAGCTTCGACGCGAAAGGGAGGAACTTGAGAGGGTACAAAGAGAAG AGAGAGCTCGATTGCAAGCTGAGGCTAAAGCCGCAGAGGATGTTCGCAAGAGGGCtgaagcagcagctgctgctgagGCTGCTGCAGAAGCTAAACGACAAAGAGAACTTGAGAGAGAAGCAGCTCGCAAAGCTTTGCAAGAG ATGGAGAAAACTGTTGACATCAATGAAGGGAGCCATTTTTTGAAAGATCTTGAAATGCTTGGAAGTGTCACAGGTGAACAGATACCCAACTTGGTTGGTGAAACAAGTCCTGGGTTTGAAATGGGAAGCAACACCCTAGAAAAGCTCGGGTTGTACATGAAaaatgatgaagatgatgaggaTGCTGATTTCACAGATGAACCAGTGGTTGATGTTGAAGAGGGAGAAATAGATTAA
- the LOC8066132 gene encoding lysine histidine transporter 1 — MEMQPQLADCSPDKLASVALTPRGRLDSQEGRWPAQEKDIDDWLPINARRNAKWWYSAFHNVTAMVGAGVLGLPYAMSELGWEVGITVLLLSWIITLYTLWQMVEMHEMVPGKRFDRYHELGQHAFGEKLGLWIVVPQQLVVEVGLNIVYMVTGGQSLQKFHDVVCGDKQCKDIKLTYFIMIFASCHFVLSQLPNFHSISGVSLAAAVMSLCYSTIAWIASVQKGKSPEVHYGLRATTTPGKVFGFFGALGDVAFAYAGHNVVLEIQATIPSTPEKPSKKPMWKGVVVAYIVVAVCYFPASLVGYWAFGNSVNENILVTLNKPKWLIALANMMVVVHLIGSYQVYAMPVFDMIETVLVRKFGFRPSLMLRLIARSVYVGFTMFVAITFPFFTALLSFFGGFAFAPTTYFLPCIMWLTIYKPKTFSISWFTNWICIVLGVLLMVLSPIGGLREIILKAKTYHFYQ, encoded by the exons ATGGAGATGCAGCCACAGCTCGCCGACTGTTCTCCGGATAAG CTTGCCAGCGTCGCTCTGACACCCAGAGGGCGCCTGGACTCGCAGGAAGGCCGGTGGCCGGCGCAGGAGAAGGACATCGACGATTGGCTCCCCATCAACGCGAGGAGGAACGCCAAGTGGTGGTACTCCGCCTTCCACAATGTCACCGCCATGGTCGGCGCCGGCGTGCTTGGCCTTCCCTACGCCATGTCCGAGCTTGGCTG GGAGGTTGGCATCACGGTGCTGCTCCTGTCATGGATCATCACGCTGTACACGCTGTGGCAGATGGTGGAGATGCACGAGATGGTGCCCGGCAAGAGGTTCGACAGGTACCACGAGCTCGGGCAGCACGCGTTCGGCGAGAAGCTTGGCCTGTGGATCGTCGTGCCGCAGCAGCTGGTGGTGGAGGTCGGCCTCAACATCGTCTACATGGTCACCGGCGGCCAGTCCCTGCAAAAGTTCCACGACGTGGTCTGCGGCGACAAGCAGTGCAAGGACATCAAGCTCACCTACTTCATCATGATCTTCGCCTCCTGCCACTTCGTCCTCTCCCAGCTCCCCAACTTCCACTCCATCTCCGGCgtctccctcgccgccgccgtcatgtCGCTTTG CTACTCGACGATCGCATGGATCGCGTCGGTGCAGAAGGGGAAGTCGCCGGAGGTGCACTACGGCCTGCGCGCGACGACGACGCCGGGGAAGGTGTTCGGCTTCTTCGGCGCGCTCGGGGACGTGGCGTTCGCCTACGCCGGGCACAACGTGGTGCTGGAGATCCAGGCCACCATCCCGTCGACGCCGGAGAAGCCGTCCAAGAAGCCCATGTGGAAGGGCGTCGTCGTCGCCTACATCGTCGTCGCCGTGTGCTACTTCCCTGCCTCACTCGTCGGCTACTGGGCCTTCGGCAACAGCGTCAACGAGAACATCCTTGTCACACTCAACAAGCCCAAGTGGCTCATTGCCCTCGCCAACATGATGGTTGTCGTTCATCTCATTGGCAGCTACCAG GTATATGCGATGCCAGTGTTTGACATGATAGAGACGGTGCTGGTCAGGAAGTTTGGGTTCCGTCCAAGCTTGATGCTCCGTCTCATTGCCCGGAGTGTCTATGTCG GGTTCACAATGTTCGTAGCCATCACCTTCCCGTTCTTCACTGCATTGCTCAGCTTCTTTGGCGGATTTGCCTTCGCACCGACAACGTATTTT CTTCCTTGCATCATGTGGCTCACAATATACAAACCCAAAACTTTCAGTATCTCGTGGTTTACCAACTGG ATCTGCATTGTCCTAGGTGTTTTGCTGATGGTACTGTCACCAATCGGTGGACTTCGGGAGATCATCTTGAAAGCCAAGACATACCACTTCTACCAGTAA
- the LOC8066133 gene encoding lysine histidine transporter 2 has translation MTLLASSGSLPAMASTGEALSPPAMEMRPLDTYSPAKLATVAVPPKGRRRASDAPPEGVGRWSAQEKPTTDDDWLPVNARRNAKWWYAAFHNVTAMVGAGVLTLPYAMSELGWGVGVTVLILSWIITVYTLWQMVEMHECVPGKRFDRYHELGQHAFGEKLGLWIVVPQQLVVEVGLNIVYMITGGQSLHKFHDVVCHGRCKDIKLRYFIMIFASVHFVLSQLPDFHSISSVSLAAAVMSVSYSAIAWIASAAHGVSADTDAVADYRLRATTTPGKVFGFLGALGDVAFTYAGHNVVLEIQATIPSAPGKPSKKPMWKGVVVAYVIIAACYLPVALVGYWAFGNDVDENILITLNRPRWLIAAANMMVVVHVVGSYQVYAMPVFDMIETVLVRKYWFRPGLRLRLISRTVYVALTMFVAITFPFFSELLSFFGGFAYAPTSYFLPCIMWLIIYKPRRFSLSWFTNWICIVIGVLLMVLSPIGGLRQIILKIKTYKFYQDYPSLSQAPSSAKTSF, from the exons ATGACTCTGCTGGCCTCCTCTGGCTCTCTCCCTGCCATGGCATCCACCGGTGAGGCACtctcgccgccggccatggagatGCGACCATTGGACACCTATTCTCCGGCCAAG CTTGCCACTGTTGCTGTTCCACCCAAAGGGAGGCGTAGGGCGTCAGACGCGCCGCCGGAAGGGGTGGGCCGCTGGAGCGCGCAGGAGAAGCCGACGACGGACGACGACTGGCTTCCCGTCAACGCGAGGAGGAACGCCAAGTGGTGGTACGCCGCCTTCCACAATGTCACCGCCATGGTCGGCGCCGGCGTTCTTACCCTCCCCTACGCCATGTCCGAGCTCGGCTG GGGCGTCGGCGTCACGGTGCTGATCTTGTCGTGGATCATCACGGTGTACACGCTCTGGCAGATGGTGGAGATGCACGAGTGCGTCCCCGGGAAGCGGTTCGACCGGTACCACGAGCTGGGGCAGCACGCGTTCGGCGAGAAGCTGGGCCTCTGGATCGTGGTGCCGCAGCAGCTGGTggtggaggtggggctcaacatcGTGTACATGATCACCGGCGGCCAGTCCCTGCACAAGTTCCACGACGTGGTCTGCCATGGCCGGTGCAAGGACATCAAGCTCCGCTACTTCATCATGATCTTCGCCTCCGTCCACTTCGTGCTCTCCCAGCTCCCCGACTTCCACTCCATCTCCAGCGTctcgctcgccgccgccgtcatgtCGGTCAGCTACTCGGCGATCGCGTGGATCGCGTCGGCGGCGCACGGAGTGTCGGCCGACACGGACGCCGTCGCCGACTACCGCCTGCGCGCGACGACCACGCCGGGGAAGGTGTTCGGCTTCCTGGGTGCGCTGGGGGACGTGGCGTTCACGTACGCCGGGCACAACGTGGTGCTGGAGATCCAGGCGACCATCCCGTCGGCGCCGGGGAAGCCGTCCAAGAAGCCCATGTGGAAGGGCGTCGTCGTCGCCTACGTCATCATCGCCGCGTGCTACTTGCCCGTCGCGCTCGTCGGCTACTGGGCCTTCGGCAACGACGTCGACGAGAACATCCTCATCACCCTCAACCGGCCGCGCTGGCTCATCGCCGCCGCCAACATGATGGTCGTCGTCCACGTCGTCGGCAGCTACCAGGTGTACGCCATGCCGGTGTTCGACATGATCGAGACCGTGCTGGTGAGGAAGTACTGGTTCAGGCCGGGACTCAGGCTCCGTCTCATTTCCCGGACTGTCTATGTTG CGCTCACAATGTTCGTGGCCATCACCTTCCCCTTCTTCAGTGAACTGCTCAGTTTCTTCGGCGGATTCGCATACGCACCGACAAGCTATTTC CTTCCCTGCATCATGTGGCTCATCATCTACAAGCCCAGAAGGTTCAGCCTCTCATGGTTCACCAACTGG ATATGCATTGTTATTGGGGTGCTGCTGATGGTGCTGTCACCGATTGGAGGACTCAGGCAGATAATTCTGAAAATCAAGACCTACAAATTCTACCAAGACTACCCTAGTTTAAGCCAGGCGCCATCATCAGCTAAAACTAGTTTCTGA